One window from the genome of Desulforamulus ruminis DSM 2154 encodes:
- a CDS encoding M23 family metallopeptidase — protein sequence MDERNLEKVFLVAGKTAAKKLAKKFWVLILPYLPVILFGFFIFFMICWLIAAVYSAFPIVTKDKKNPILAGVYESEQDKELHDKYVKLANQYNVVDTWIVSGESSVNKPHYPGKGTYLGALNDRYNHDEELKLQWGNIHAACLYKAYSLNLTEISKDLPEDSARKLHPYFYYKESEIITTTTNEDGESETTRRLVYLLVEAYTIQGHYQYHYKWVTETRGNTTITYEQLEDTLQILPNKWQRLENFILQEYKINQDSNDLALAREGVWEAGIAFNEYKEWLAWLKENDLMGKYLSQSMIPSELIPFFKEAEEKYGIPWWFLAAIAYKESSFNPKAENTETKCFGLMQVSPSNWQVYAARLGFDPELHKENPRAQILVGAYMLRELGFKNVDWQGDWKEQSLPILIHYGGFVEVPSNLKNKYSSVEEWCRAVYASKIWDYAEQFKKETLWPVPGYTAIRSPFDLNRLHPTKKVVLPHYGIDIAAPMGATVISVSAGEVTRAGWENPNNHKQGYGLYVTIRDENYLYKYAHLSQINVKLHQKIQVGDIVGKVGSTGDSTGPHLHFEVRDLSQGGPSGLPIDPLLKLYGN from the coding sequence ATGGATGAAAGGAATCTTGAGAAAGTCTTTTTAGTCGCAGGAAAAACTGCGGCTAAAAAGCTGGCAAAAAAATTTTGGGTTCTCATATTACCGTATCTTCCGGTCATCTTATTTGGCTTTTTTATTTTCTTTATGATTTGCTGGCTGATTGCCGCCGTTTACTCCGCCTTCCCCATCGTTACGAAAGATAAGAAAAACCCGATACTTGCGGGAGTTTATGAGAGTGAACAGGATAAAGAACTCCACGATAAGTATGTAAAATTAGCAAACCAATACAATGTTGTTGATACCTGGATCGTTTCTGGAGAATCATCCGTAAATAAGCCCCACTATCCGGGAAAGGGAACCTATTTAGGGGCGTTAAATGACCGATACAATCATGACGAGGAATTAAAGCTGCAATGGGGAAATATTCATGCCGCCTGCCTTTACAAGGCGTATAGTTTAAACTTGACTGAAATCTCAAAGGACCTTCCGGAAGACTCGGCCAGGAAGCTGCATCCGTATTTTTATTACAAAGAATCCGAAATTATAACTACAACCACCAATGAAGACGGAGAATCCGAAACCACTAGAAGATTGGTTTATTTGCTGGTGGAAGCCTACACCATCCAGGGTCACTATCAATATCATTATAAATGGGTGACAGAGACTAGAGGCAACACAACTATAACCTATGAACAATTAGAGGACACCCTGCAGATTTTGCCTAATAAGTGGCAGAGGCTGGAGAATTTTATATTGCAGGAATACAAAATTAATCAGGATTCCAACGACCTGGCCCTGGCCAGGGAGGGAGTCTGGGAAGCAGGAATTGCGTTTAATGAATATAAAGAATGGCTGGCCTGGCTGAAGGAAAATGACTTAATGGGCAAATACTTATCCCAGTCCATGATTCCTTCGGAACTTATTCCGTTTTTCAAAGAAGCGGAAGAGAAATATGGCATCCCCTGGTGGTTCCTGGCAGCCATTGCCTATAAGGAATCTTCATTTAATCCCAAGGCAGAAAACACAGAAACAAAATGCTTTGGATTAATGCAGGTATCCCCGAGTAATTGGCAGGTTTATGCTGCCAGATTAGGCTTTGATCCGGAGCTGCATAAAGAGAATCCCCGGGCCCAGATTCTTGTCGGGGCCTACATGCTTCGGGAGTTGGGTTTTAAGAATGTGGACTGGCAGGGAGACTGGAAAGAACAATCGCTGCCCATACTGATCCATTATGGAGGCTTTGTGGAGGTTCCGAGCAACTTAAAAAATAAATATAGCTCTGTAGAAGAATGGTGCCGGGCGGTTTATGCCTCTAAAATTTGGGATTATGCCGAACAGTTTAAGAAAGAAACCCTGTGGCCGGTACCGGGTTACACGGCGATTCGCTCTCCTTTCGATTTAAACCGTCTGCATCCTACTAAAAAAGTGGTCCTCCCACACTATGGGATTGACATTGCTGCACCGATGGGAGCCACAGTGATATCAGTGTCTGCTGGAGAGGTTACGCGTGCGGGATGGGAAAATCCAAATAATCATAAACAAGGTTATGGCTTATATGTAACAATCCGGGATGAAAATTATTTATATAAATATGCACATCTCAGCCAAATCAATGTCAAGCTTCATCAAAAAATACAAGTTGGTGATATAGTAGGTAAAGTAGGTAGTACAGGTGATTCTACCGGACCTCATCTACACTTTGAAGTGAGGGATTTATCCCAGGGAGGGCCTTCAGGTCTGCCCATTGACCCCTTGTTGAAATTATATGGCAATTAA
- a CDS encoding pilin, which yields MTLKPMVEDVSSKVSDKGKVTLTIKVKVVVSGDNVDHNITIYRTPLGGDNKPTGKQEKRGEISCPKVILEGPLDSERATTTFNESPGNGKYRYTVKTDDGSSRSTDVTLTNHLPGADDEDTKGGITSLHFTNKWLSVVMLWYCTLVMLSGAFIFLVIVRSGYRYYHSSIDPSIRASLLMDIQRCFVAMLIIILAPYCIYLLIQINDAGVSLFRNMTKNIIDSTNLELQQKNLDGAGMFETIVAAPFQTIVAIFNDVFDLYSLDQLIFNDTAQSPFFGDIFGQIQVGNVFATALLNMCFIGFNAYFNALYEIRFWVVSAAFVGTPLIVWIWALTEERQVLELWGGEIISTIFMQFFHALVFGVFFTILVASRVEHSATFMVNTLLAVASVDELALTLRKVGVWFASLGGALCFGTLLSVAIKMAVSRGDERKITEAKESFSKAITGVFVLGLSLIIAGFLVWLFSGDWY from the coding sequence ATGACATTAAAACCTATGGTGGAAGATGTTAGTTCAAAGGTCAGCGATAAAGGTAAAGTTACTTTAACCATTAAGGTTAAAGTGGTAGTTTCTGGGGATAATGTGGATCACAATATAACCATTTATCGAACTCCTCTGGGAGGGGATAATAAGCCGACTGGAAAACAAGAAAAAAGAGGAGAGATTTCTTGCCCGAAAGTAATTCTGGAAGGACCCTTAGACAGTGAGAGAGCGACAACAACCTTTAATGAAAGCCCCGGAAATGGCAAATATCGATATACCGTTAAAACAGACGATGGATCTTCTAGGTCTACAGATGTTACCCTAACCAACCATCTCCCAGGGGCCGATGATGAGGACACCAAAGGAGGGATAACTTCCCTCCACTTTACCAATAAGTGGCTTTCCGTTGTTATGTTGTGGTATTGTACCTTGGTAATGCTCTCGGGGGCGTTTATATTCCTGGTCATCGTTCGTTCCGGATACCGGTACTATCATTCTTCCATAGACCCGTCCATTCGGGCCAGTTTGTTAATGGATATCCAACGCTGTTTTGTGGCCATGCTGATTATTATTTTGGCTCCCTACTGCATCTATCTGCTGATACAAATTAACGATGCCGGGGTTTCTCTTTTTAGAAATATGACCAAAAATATCATTGATTCTACCAATCTCGAATTACAGCAAAAAAATTTGGACGGGGCCGGAATGTTTGAAACCATTGTGGCCGCACCCTTTCAAACCATTGTAGCTATTTTTAATGATGTTTTTGATCTTTATTCACTGGATCAACTAATTTTTAATGACACAGCTCAATCCCCCTTCTTTGGAGATATTTTTGGACAAATACAGGTTGGCAACGTTTTCGCAACAGCTCTGCTGAACATGTGCTTTATCGGTTTCAATGCCTATTTTAACGCTCTATATGAGATCCGCTTTTGGGTTGTTTCCGCGGCCTTTGTGGGTACTCCCCTCATCGTATGGATCTGGGCCCTAACGGAAGAGAGACAGGTACTGGAACTCTGGGGCGGAGAGATAATCAGCACGATCTTTATGCAGTTTTTTCACGCCTTGGTTTTCGGGGTGTTCTTTACCATCCTGGTAGCGAGCCGGGTGGAGCATTCGGCCACCTTTATGGTAAATACCCTGTTGGCAGTGGCCAGTGTAGATGAACTGGCATTGACCTTGAGAAAGGTTGGGGTTTGGTTTGCCTCACTGGGGGGAGCGTTATGCTTTGGAACCCTGCTTTCTGTTGCAATTAAAATGGCCGTGAGCAGAGGCGATGAAAGGAAAATTACCGAGGCTAAAGAAAGCTTCTCTAAGGCTATAACCGGTGTTTTTGTCTTAGGGCTATCTCTCATTATCGCTGGATTTCTGGTTTGGCTGTTCAGCGGAGACTGGTACTAA
- a CDS encoding VirB4 family type IV secretion system protein — MFGWKRKKRNLGKTKSIEIAAPSLHDLSLPDRIQFYDDHYRIDHLYCCTLVVDAIPEIINMGWFNNITNLGGVTVSVSNIPNKRREANEKVNGWRSIVGSELILAKKAGNTSAVDTLEVKYNYYRQLLRDISLKRNNIVTVTVTVMITAKSYEEMDKKKSRVKDLLANTNSRTLYKRQHQGLKSILPFIDTNVPEYHDVTVANAACLAPLISTDFSHPATGNAIYFGENATGSPAFLDLFIGPPRLFGPHMFLTGMTRVGKSYTVKGMTARSRALGIKSVIIDPEGEYGNLCKSLGGVLIRFNPGMECMFNPFDVEPDYDEETGTYYIDLLSKAGEIISLFSGLIEIMGERMTAEERALASEAIRQEYQSCDITSDPQSLFKEGTGKKEGEKYSAGLEYKSLPTISSFIERLKKLGAHRLATILIPFTKGHEYGFFDGQGIGSLFDAPIIVFDLKGLNNKFAVTYANLVMLSWTLEKFIKKHREVKKRVVCDECWMFLLHPDTAEFLSTVSRRGAKYNTSLLLATQSFREFMTKEGETIINMCDTRFYLKMQSTDAKGLGQMFDIPPDVIEQIKSFEPGQGLLKVGNEMAVINFRGLPFEESFIRSDPEAIIRR; from the coding sequence TTGTTTGGTTGGAAGAGAAAAAAAAGAAACCTTGGGAAGACCAAGAGTATCGAAATAGCAGCACCCAGCCTTCATGATTTAAGTCTGCCGGACAGAATTCAGTTTTATGACGATCATTACCGGATTGATCACCTGTATTGCTGCACGTTGGTTGTAGATGCAATTCCTGAGATTATCAATATGGGATGGTTTAATAACATTACCAACCTGGGCGGGGTAACGGTTTCCGTGAGCAATATTCCCAATAAGCGTAGAGAGGCCAATGAGAAAGTGAACGGCTGGAGAAGTATTGTGGGTTCTGAGCTGATTTTAGCAAAAAAAGCCGGCAATACCAGCGCAGTTGATACTCTGGAGGTCAAATACAACTATTACAGGCAATTGCTGAGAGATATTTCTCTGAAAAGAAATAACATTGTTACGGTTACCGTAACCGTTATGATCACTGCTAAATCTTACGAAGAAATGGATAAAAAAAAGAGCAGAGTAAAGGATTTACTGGCCAACACCAATTCCCGTACTCTTTACAAAAGACAGCACCAGGGGCTTAAAAGCATCTTACCTTTTATCGATACGAATGTACCGGAATATCACGATGTTACCGTGGCCAATGCGGCTTGCCTGGCTCCCCTGATCAGTACCGACTTCAGTCATCCCGCAACCGGTAATGCAATTTATTTTGGTGAAAACGCAACAGGATCTCCGGCCTTCCTGGATTTATTTATCGGTCCGCCGCGGCTCTTCGGTCCTCACATGTTTCTGACAGGGATGACTCGAGTGGGGAAATCCTACACCGTGAAGGGGATGACGGCGAGATCCAGGGCGCTGGGCATCAAAAGCGTCATCATTGACCCGGAAGGAGAGTACGGCAACCTCTGCAAGTCCCTTGGCGGTGTGCTGATACGGTTTAATCCGGGGATGGAATGTATGTTTAATCCCTTTGATGTGGAGCCCGATTATGACGAAGAAACAGGAACGTACTATATCGACCTGCTGAGTAAAGCCGGAGAGATTATCAGCTTATTCTCCGGTTTAATTGAAATAATGGGCGAACGAATGACTGCTGAGGAACGGGCCTTGGCCAGTGAAGCCATCCGTCAAGAGTACCAATCCTGCGACATAACCTCGGACCCTCAGAGTCTGTTTAAAGAAGGGACTGGAAAGAAAGAAGGGGAAAAGTACTCCGCCGGACTGGAATATAAATCGCTGCCAACCATTAGCAGCTTTATTGAAAGGCTTAAAAAATTAGGCGCCCATCGTCTTGCAACCATACTGATTCCCTTTACCAAGGGCCATGAGTATGGTTTTTTTGATGGCCAGGGAATCGGTTCGCTTTTTGACGCACCGATTATTGTGTTTGATTTAAAGGGACTGAACAATAAGTTCGCGGTTACCTACGCCAATTTAGTCATGCTTTCCTGGACCCTTGAAAAATTTATTAAAAAGCACCGGGAAGTTAAAAAGAGGGTTGTTTGTGACGAGTGCTGGATGTTTCTCCTCCATCCGGACACTGCCGAGTTCCTTTCCACGGTTTCCCGCCGGGGCGCTAAGTATAATACCTCCCTTCTCCTTGCCACGCAGTCTTTCCGAGAGTTTATGACAAAAGAAGGAGAAACCATCATTAACATGTGCGACACCCGGTTTTATCTCAAAATGCAGTCTACGGACGCCAAGGGTCTTGGACAGATGTTTGATATTCCCCCGGATGTGATTGAACAAATTAAGAGTTTTGAGCCAGGGCAGGGACTGCTGAAAGTTGGCAATGAGATGGCTGTCATCAACTTTAGGGGACTTCCCTTTGAAGAGTCCTTTATTCGCAGTGATCCGGAAGCCATCATAAGGCGGTAA